The region AAAGCAGATGCAGCCCATCTCAACCACCGTGTTGCTCAACACATACCGTCTGAGCAAGACACCTGATGGGACTCAGTGGAGCAACAGCCTGAGCATGAGGGGCCGTTGTAGCAAGTCCAGGTCATTGCACTCTCATCGCACAATGGGCATCGAGTCGGAACCTGCTGTAGCTTCATGCAGTCCTGCCCGCTGGCCAGACTACTAAGGGACAGGAGAACTACCAGAAGGAGGGGGGGCCGAAAAGCACTTCTTCATATGGCCTCCATGCGCGTATCCGCGCTGGCCCTTGGATTCATTCCATTTTAGCTCAGGTTGCCCCACCTGACGATGGCTACGTTTCCCAAAATGGGATTTCGAGCGCGCCTCCCTACGTTCGTGCCGCAGAGCAGCGCGGCGCGAACGTGGGGTCTGCCTGGTCGTAGTGGCGCCTGTTCAATTGCCGCGCGTACCGCTGGCTTTACTTTGACTCAGCAGGAAGTTAATTGCGCTTTCAAATTCGGCGAATGGGCGAGCGCCGACGATGAGCTGGCCCGTCAACTGGTCTTGCGACGTTGATGCCAGTAGGCCTCATGTCAGGCATCAACGGCGAAAAAGCGCAGTTCAACCGCAAACGCAAGCACCGCCAGGGGAGATGCGAATGAGTTTACTAGAAGAGGCCGGGGCTAGAGCCCACGTCATGGCGCGACGTTGTTCACCGGGCTGAAGCCCGGTGCTTCCACCGCCGCCAGGCCCGATCGCGTGGGGGCTGAATGCTGAGTGCTGATTGCTGAGTGCCGCTGTTACTGCTTCACGAACTCGAAGCCGTAGCGCAGGCCGTTGCGGTTGCGGACGATCGCAGGCACGCGCTTCACCGGCGATCCGTCGCCGAGTTCGTAGATGAGCGTTACCTGCGTGCCCACCTCCAGATCAACATTGATAAAGACGGCGATGCCGGTCTGGCTGAGGTCGCTGGAGCGCCCGGTATAGGTGGCGCCGTTGTGCACCAGCGAGACGGTGAAGACCATTTTGTAGCGCGGCTGGACGCGCCGCTCCTCGCGCGGCGCGGCGGGCTCCTCGCGGCCAAACCACCGGCGAATGCCTGCCAATAGCGGGCTCATGGGCGCTCAAAAAGCCTAATCCGGAGAGGCTACAGGATTCTGGGCGGGGCGCAAGTTACCGAAGGAATGACCTAACCCCGGTTTCGAGTTTCGCGTTTCCAGTTTCCAGTTCGGCGAGACTTTAAGGGCCGAACTGGCAACTGGCAACTTTCGCTAGCTGCGCAGTTTGGCCAGCAGGTCCTGGGGATGGACGGGCTTGGCGAGGATTTCGAACTCATGGCCCTGGGCGCGGGCGCTCTCCAGAAGGTCGGCGGTGGCGGCCTGGCCGGAGAAGAGCAGGATCTTGCAGCCGGGCAGGAAGTCACGGATGTGGATGGCGGCCTCGATGCCGTTCATGTCGGGCATGATGACGTCGCTGATAATCAGGTCAGGACGGACGCTGCGGGCACGCTCGACGGCAGCGGTGCCGGTGTAGACGGCGGAAGCCTCGTAGCCGTGCTGGTTGAGGATGATGGCGAGCGTGTCGGCAATGACGTGCTCATCGTCCACGACCAGCACTTTCGGCTTGAGGCGCGAGTTTTCCGCCATTACAGAGTTCCTCCAGCGGAAGAAGCCAAACTTCGATTATAGCCAAGCCGAGTGGAGCGCCGGGCGCCGCAATGGCCAGGCACACCCCGGAGACGGGCGAAACGCCAGGAAACAGAGATGCCGGACCGCGGCCTTGGGTAGCTCCGAGGAGCAGCCAACCCGCAAGCAGAGCAGCCGCGTCCTAGGTCGCGAAGAGGAGGAAGACCATGCGACGAGTGTATCTGTTCCCTGTCGCGGTGGTGCTGCTCGGCGCGCTGGCTGCGGGCCAAAGCACATCGCCGAGTCAGAGTACGCAGAATCCAAATTATCCGCCGACGCCGGCCTCGCCGGCGCCGGTGACGCCGCAGACGGCGCCCGCCCAGCCGGCGCAAGCGGCGCCGGCGCAGAACCCGAATTCTCCGCAGACGCCGGCCACGCAGCTGCCGCAGCAGGACCAGCAGCCGGCGCTGGGCCAGCGTGCGGTAGCGACAGGTTCGGGGCCGCAGGTGCCGCAGGGCACGGAAATCCGCGCCACGCTCGACAAGAAGCTCTCGAGCACAACATCCGTGGTGGGCGAGCAGTTCACCGCGACGGTGGCCGAACCCGTGCGCGCGGGCGACGGGTCGGTCGCGATTCCGGCGGGCTCCAAGATTGACGGCGAAGTGACCGAGGTCGAGCAGGGCAAAACGCTGCCCAGCGTCCGCGGCAAGGGCAAGCTGAACATGCGCTTCCGCGATGTGAT is a window of Terriglobales bacterium DNA encoding:
- a CDS encoding PilZ domain-containing protein, encoding MSPLLAGIRRWFGREEPAAPREERRVQPRYKMVFTVSLVHNGATYTGRSSDLSQTGIAVFINVDLEVGTQVTLIYELGDGSPVKRVPAIVRNRNGLRYGFEFVKQ
- a CDS encoding response regulator, giving the protein MAENSRLKPKVLVVDDEHVIADTLAIILNQHGYEASAVYTGTAAVERARSVRPDLIISDVIMPDMNGIEAAIHIRDFLPGCKILLFSGQAATADLLESARAQGHEFEILAKPVHPQDLLAKLRS